One genomic region from Candidatus Binataceae bacterium encodes:
- a CDS encoding CoA transferase, giving the protein MEQQAQMLKGYHVLDFTHFVAGPTCTRIMAELGADVIKVERSHEGDHVRGMGLKSADGMSTYYFQHSHSKRSLALDLRKPRAKELLLKLIPKIDVVVENFAPGVIADMGFGYEALSKLNPKLVMCSISAAGQSGPLRDRPGYDFIGAAFAGVTGLLGEADRPPIVPTMAIGDVSTGVAAAMAVGYALLNAERTGKGQYLDASLTDTYFHMHELSVPVVSIRKEKFSPHRNGSQHPYGSPSGVFACPGGFIMLLVQDHEFSRLARAMGRPELATDERFKNNGRRVRNNAALKEMIEGWFATFPDRDSVVAELDKFRVPCGPVLSLEEAMAHPHLRERETVRRVNDPVLGNFDIPGFPVKFSNWPERTKLKASRLGEDNEAVLREMIGISDAELAALYAEEVLLKRPSAAPGAKVE; this is encoded by the coding sequence ATGGAACAACAGGCACAGATGCTCAAGGGCTATCACGTCCTCGATTTCACTCATTTTGTCGCCGGACCGACCTGCACGCGGATCATGGCGGAACTCGGCGCCGACGTGATCAAAGTCGAGCGGTCGCACGAGGGCGACCACGTCCGCGGCATGGGGCTGAAGTCGGCGGATGGGATGAGCACCTATTACTTCCAGCACTCCCACAGCAAGCGCAGCCTCGCGCTCGACCTGCGCAAGCCGCGAGCGAAGGAATTGCTGCTCAAGCTGATCCCGAAGATCGACGTGGTGGTGGAGAATTTCGCGCCGGGCGTGATTGCGGACATGGGCTTCGGCTACGAGGCGTTGAGCAAGCTCAATCCGAAGCTCGTGATGTGCTCGATCTCGGCGGCGGGACAGAGCGGTCCGCTGCGTGATCGGCCCGGCTACGATTTTATCGGCGCAGCCTTCGCGGGCGTGACCGGACTGCTCGGCGAGGCTGACCGGCCGCCGATCGTGCCGACGATGGCAATCGGTGACGTCTCGACCGGAGTCGCCGCGGCAATGGCGGTGGGCTACGCGCTGCTGAACGCCGAGCGCACCGGCAAGGGCCAGTACCTCGACGCCTCGCTCACCGACACCTACTTCCATATGCACGAGCTCTCGGTGCCGGTGGTCTCGATTCGGAAGGAGAAGTTCTCGCCCCATCGCAACGGCTCGCAGCATCCGTACGGCAGTCCGTCGGGAGTCTTCGCATGCCCCGGCGGATTCATCATGTTGCTGGTGCAGGATCATGAGTTTTCGCGGTTGGCGCGCGCGATGGGCCGGCCGGAACTGGCGACCGACGAGCGCTTCAAGAACAATGGACGGCGCGTTCGCAACAACGCGGCGCTGAAGGAGATGATCGAAGGCTGGTTCGCGACGTTTCCCGATCGCGACAGCGTGGTGGCGGAGTTGGACAAGTTCCGCGTGCCATGCGGCCCGGTGCTCTCGCTGGAAGAGGCGATGGCGCATCCGCACTTGCGCGAGCGCGAGACCGTGCGGCGGGTCAACGATCCGGTGCTCGGTAATTTCGACATCCCGGGCTTTCCGGTCAAGTTTTCGAACTGGCCGGAGCGCACGAAGCTGAAGGCCTCGCGCCTGGGCGAGGATAATGAGGCGGTGCTCCGCGAGATGATCGGAATCTCGGATGCCGAACTCGCGGCGCTCTATGCCGAAGAGGTGTTGCTCAAGCGGCCGTCGGCGGCGCCTGGGGCCAAGGTAGAGTGA